In the Moraxella osloensis genome, one interval contains:
- a CDS encoding bestrophin family protein — protein sequence MIRRPIEPLKMLFVVQGSYFKRLIVPQVLLFIFSFLIYFYQTHIATEPVPLNPSVFAILGISLAIFHGFCNNAAYDRFWEGRKLWGTLVWLSRNIARQVLTLPNVSMAEKQAFIRHQIAFVHSLRQQLRGEDNTANLQRLLTVEEQQAVVGQNFIALRLTQIMGQMLANWQAEQKIDVWQWQSLDNTLGEIAHIQAGCERINNTPIPYAYFVLLHRTVYLYCFMLPFGLGNTIGWVTPFVVSFVGYTFMALNEIVDEISEPFGTGENELPLGMMCDTIETQLAMLSNQQFAPEQKPRVPANVVI from the coding sequence ATGATTCGACGTCCGATTGAGCCGCTAAAGATGCTATTTGTGGTGCAAGGCTCGTATTTTAAACGGCTGATTGTGCCACAAGTTTTGTTGTTTATTTTCTCCTTTCTTATTTATTTTTATCAAACCCATATCGCCACCGAGCCTGTGCCGCTCAATCCTTCGGTGTTTGCGATACTCGGTATCTCACTTGCGATTTTCCACGGGTTTTGTAATAACGCAGCGTATGATCGGTTTTGGGAAGGGCGCAAACTGTGGGGTACGCTGGTTTGGCTAAGCCGCAATATCGCCCGTCAAGTGCTGACACTCCCCAATGTCAGTATGGCGGAAAAACAAGCCTTTATCCGTCATCAAATCGCTTTTGTCCATAGTCTTCGCCAACAGTTACGAGGTGAGGATAATACAGCAAATCTGCAGCGGCTATTAACGGTTGAAGAACAGCAAGCCGTGGTTGGGCAAAACTTTATTGCGTTACGCTTAACCCAAATCATGGGGCAGATGCTCGCCAACTGGCAAGCCGAGCAAAAAATCGATGTTTGGCAGTGGCAAAGCTTGGATAACACCTTGGGCGAGATTGCCCATATCCAAGCGGGCTGTGAACGCATTAATAACACACCGATTCCGTATGCTTATTTTGTGCTGTTGCATCGTACTGTGTATCTGTATTGCTTTATGCTGCCGTTTGGACTGGGCAACACTATTGGCTGGGTAACGCCATTTGTAGTCAGTTTTGTTGGCTACACCTTTATGGCGCTCAATGAAATCGTCGATGAAATCAGCGAGCCGTTTGGTACGGGGGAAAACGAATTGCCCCTAGGGATGATGTGCGATACGATTGAGACGCAGCTAGCCATGCTCAGTAACCAACAATTTGCCCCTGAACAAAAGCCGCGAGTACCCGCCAATGTGGTGATATAG
- a CDS encoding FAD-dependent oxidoreductase: MKNNTLIIGGGIVGATLALKLAQARHPVTLIDARPKLLAADWRDKLTERDARVYALSVASINLLKEVGAWQRIEQSKRKADYTQMQVWQTNGVGELNFGDAQTPQLLGSMVEPFIIEKALYDGFDDEYLVHQGQSYLRHIAGHKVTDIAWQGEDLGYQVSLDNGTTYQGKLLIGADGRGSMVRQAAGIGLDTLAYQQTAICCAIKTEQPHKATARQVFLPTGPLALLPLADVTADDQANPQHWQSVVWTLPTNAALDLLSLPPKELAKELAFASGYALGDITEIESIASFPLGAQHAKNYVKANLALIGDAAHGVHPLAGQGLNLGMLDIIALSDILQKDYQRSGNKLWASFATLQRYERQRYANNAMMMHSFSGINWVFGIKLRPIQQLRSEGVSAVSKIKPLMKFFTQKASGI, encoded by the coding sequence ATGAAAAATAACACCCTCATCATCGGCGGCGGTATTGTTGGCGCGACATTGGCATTAAAGCTTGCCCAAGCGCGCCATCCTGTCACCTTAATCGATGCTCGCCCAAAACTTTTAGCAGCCGATTGGCGCGACAAACTCACCGAGCGTGATGCTCGTGTCTATGCCCTAAGCGTTGCCAGTATCAACCTACTCAAAGAGGTCGGTGCATGGCAGCGTATCGAACAAAGCAAACGCAAAGCCGACTATACCCAAATGCAGGTATGGCAAACCAATGGCGTGGGAGAGCTAAATTTTGGTGATGCTCAAACACCGCAATTATTGGGCAGTATGGTTGAGCCTTTTATCATCGAAAAAGCACTGTATGACGGTTTTGACGATGAGTATCTTGTCCATCAGGGTCAATCCTATTTGCGCCATATTGCAGGGCATAAGGTCACTGATATCGCTTGGCAAGGTGAAGATTTGGGGTATCAAGTTAGCTTAGATAATGGCACCACGTATCAAGGTAAGCTATTAATCGGGGCTGACGGGCGCGGCTCTATGGTACGCCAAGCGGCAGGGATTGGGTTAGATACTTTGGCGTATCAGCAAACCGCAATCTGCTGCGCCATCAAAACCGAGCAGCCACACAAGGCGACAGCCAGACAAGTGTTTTTGCCGACAGGGCCTTTGGCACTTTTACCGCTGGCAGATGTGACGGCTGACGATCAGGCAAATCCGCAACATTGGCAATCGGTGGTATGGACATTGCCGACCAATGCTGCCCTTGATTTACTCTCGCTGCCACCAAAAGAGCTTGCCAAAGAGCTCGCCTTTGCCAGTGGCTATGCCTTAGGCGATATCACTGAGATTGAGTCAATCGCCAGTTTTCCACTGGGTGCCCAACATGCCAAAAATTATGTCAAAGCTAACTTAGCGTTGATTGGCGATGCCGCACATGGGGTGCATCCTTTAGCGGGACAAGGCTTAAACTTGGGTATGCTCGATATCATCGCATTGAGCGATATTTTGCAGAAAGATTATCAGCGGTCAGGCAACAAGCTATGGGCAAGTTTTGCCACCTTACAGCGTTATGAGCGTCAACGCTACGCTAATAACGCTATGATGATGCACAGTTTTTCTGGGATTAATTGGGTTTTTGGTATAAAGTTGCGTCCGATTCAGCAGCTGCGCAGTGAAGGCGTCAGCGCAGTTAGCAAAATCAAACCCTTGATGAAATTTTTTACCCAAAAAGCCAGTGGCATCTAA
- a CDS encoding metallophosphoesterase: protein MIYDVIGDVHGQADKLIGLLTQLGYQHNGQCFQAPPNHQAIFIGDLIDRGSQQLQTLSIVFAMIDHGQALAVMGNHEYNALAYATPDARDASQYLRQHDDRHTSQHQAFLDEVGFGSELHQFWLKRFYELPLWLALDDACFVHACWDSDAMAMLKPLLTMDNRLTPLALQKTSEEGTPLFEALERVLKGVEATLPEGIHLVDKEGHQRKNVRVQWWQPSLSFQPIHQIARASQEDLIHIPKDTLTAEIVFGLDHDKPIFVGHYWLNGTPELLSHQVVCVDYSAAKDGFLTAYQFDTDHPALTSVNFIQYQH from the coding sequence ATGATTTATGATGTGATTGGTGATGTACACGGTCAGGCAGATAAATTGATTGGCTTACTGACGCAGTTGGGCTATCAACATAATGGTCAGTGTTTTCAAGCGCCTCCTAATCACCAAGCGATTTTTATTGGCGACTTGATTGATCGGGGCAGTCAACAGCTGCAAACCTTATCTATCGTATTTGCGATGATTGACCACGGGCAAGCGCTCGCGGTCATGGGTAATCACGAGTATAATGCATTGGCTTACGCCACACCCGATGCCCGCGATGCTAGCCAATATCTACGACAACATGATGATAGACATACCTCGCAGCATCAAGCGTTCCTTGATGAAGTAGGGTTTGGCAGTGAGTTGCACCAGTTTTGGCTCAAGCGGTTTTATGAATTACCCCTGTGGCTAGCGTTGGATGATGCGTGTTTTGTGCATGCTTGTTGGGACAGTGATGCGATGGCGATGTTAAAACCGCTGTTAACGATGGACAATCGCTTGACGCCCCTTGCGCTACAAAAAACCAGTGAGGAAGGCACGCCACTTTTTGAGGCACTGGAAAGAGTGCTAAAAGGTGTGGAAGCGACGCTACCTGAGGGCATTCATCTAGTCGATAAAGAAGGTCATCAACGTAAAAATGTACGGGTACAGTGGTGGCAGCCGAGTTTGTCATTTCAGCCGATTCACCAGATTGCGCGCGCCAGTCAAGAGGATTTGATTCATATCCCGAAAGACACACTGACCGCTGAGATTGTGTTTGGGCTTGACCATGACAAACCTATTTTTGTCGGGCATTATTGGCTCAATGGCACGCCTGAACTGCTTAGTCATCAAGTCGTCTGTGTGGATTATTCTGCTGCCAAAGATGGGTTTTTGACGGCTTATCAATTTGACACCGATCATCCGGCTTTGACCTCAGTGAATTTTATTCAATATCAGCATTAA
- the purE gene encoding 5-(carboxyamino)imidazole ribonucleotide mutase — translation MSASQPNAQTHQLPPPIPSPQGQAKVGIIMGSQSDWETMQNAAQVLADFGVPFECEVVSAHRTPDRLFDYAKTAKARGLSVIIAGAGGAAHLPGMCASQTDLPVLGVPVKSSILSGWDSLLSIVQMPKGVAVGTLAIGAAGAANAGLLAAQILAIGDSTLAQKISDFRAKQTQTILDNPTPGVM, via the coding sequence ATGTCAGCAAGTCAGCCAAACGCCCAGACACACCAGCTACCACCACCCATCCCATCGCCACAAGGTCAAGCCAAAGTCGGTATCATCATGGGTAGTCAATCTGACTGGGAAACCATGCAAAACGCCGCACAAGTGCTAGCGGATTTTGGGGTGCCATTTGAGTGTGAAGTGGTATCGGCACATCGCACCCCTGATAGATTGTTTGACTATGCCAAAACTGCCAAAGCTCGCGGACTGTCTGTGATTATCGCAGGGGCAGGCGGCGCGGCGCATCTGCCCGGGATGTGTGCGTCTCAGACGGATTTGCCTGTGCTTGGTGTACCTGTCAAATCCTCCATCCTAAGCGGTTGGGATAGTTTGCTATCCATCGTGCAAATGCCCAAAGGGGTGGCGGTGGGTACGCTTGCCATCGGGGCAGCGGGTGCGGCAAATGCAGGGCTGCTGGCAGCGCAAATTTTGGCGATTGGTGATAGCACGCTTGCGCAAAAAATCAGTGATTTTCGCGCCAAACAAACCCAAACGATTTTGGATAATCCGACACCTGGGGTGATGTGA
- a CDS encoding OmpA family protein, whose protein sequence is MNIIEHLTRTVTPVLLNNANDENRSSLLEKLYAIMVARLADGTVSNSFANATIADDDHGFFDRVLPDSTHRTELVQQLSRHYSVPEQETSSLVSRAAPLVLRELRSLAGTTPLNTFLSNNIASVASVIPAWAYAFIPTGILTMLNLSPVHAATTPTVQTTTRTEEHLVATPKRDEGGLMKMLLPIIGLLILGALAWALLKSCNKTEPVATPVVASTTTTTTTTEVSAASATNSMAMPVASTTDMAVASMPMATTETIAATIISTTEPSVVFENGRLSFYFATGEAQVAGNATEEANDILEAAKQGKKIGISGYTDSTGNAAANEKLAKERAQAVRLFLIANGVPQSQLELIKPQDTTGAAGKDQEGRRVDAYIVDDNAVPATGTTTVTTVASAAK, encoded by the coding sequence ATGAATATCATTGAACATTTAACCCGTACAGTAACACCCGTTCTTTTAAATAATGCAAATGACGAAAACCGCTCATCTTTATTAGAAAAATTATACGCTATTATGGTTGCCCGTCTTGCTGACGGTACCGTCTCTAACAGCTTTGCTAATGCAACCATCGCTGATGATGACCATGGCTTTTTTGACCGTGTACTACCAGATAGCACCCACCGTACAGAGCTAGTGCAACAGCTCTCACGTCATTACAGTGTACCAGAGCAAGAAACTAGTTCATTGGTAAGCCGTGCCGCGCCCTTAGTACTGCGTGAATTACGCTCACTAGCGGGTACGACACCGCTCAATACTTTCTTATCAAACAATATTGCGTCTGTGGCTTCTGTGATTCCTGCTTGGGCATATGCATTTATCCCAACGGGCATTTTAACCATGTTGAATTTGTCGCCTGTGCATGCAGCCACCACGCCTACTGTCCAAACGACCACTCGTACAGAGGAGCATCTAGTTGCTACGCCTAAACGCGATGAAGGCGGCTTGATGAAAATGTTATTGCCAATCATTGGTTTGTTGATTTTAGGTGCACTCGCTTGGGCATTATTAAAATCATGTAACAAAACTGAGCCAGTCGCGACGCCAGTTGTGGCTTCAACAACGACAACCACTACCACAACTGAAGTCTCTGCGGCAAGTGCCACAAATAGCATGGCAATGCCTGTAGCATCAACCACTGACATGGCGGTAGCAAGCATGCCAATGGCGACCACTGAGACAATAGCAGCGACAATTATCTCTACCACTGAGCCTTCAGTGGTATTTGAAAATGGTCGCCTAAGCTTCTACTTCGCTACAGGTGAAGCACAAGTCGCTGGTAATGCCACAGAAGAAGCCAATGATATCCTTGAAGCCGCTAAACAAGGCAAAAAAATCGGTATCAGTGGTTATACCGACAGCACAGGTAATGCTGCTGCCAATGAAAAGTTAGCAAAAGAGCGTGCCCAAGCGGTTAGATTATTCTTGATAGCTAATGGTGTGCCGCAATCACAACTTGAATTGATCAAACCACAAGACACGACAGGTGCTGCGGGTAAAGACCAAGAAGGTCGCCGTGTCGATGCATACATTGTGGATGACAATGCTGTTCCTGCCACTGGTACCACAACTGTCACCACGGTTGCAAGCGCAGCGAAATAA
- a CDS encoding rhomboid family intramembrane serine protease codes for MSFFSNHTLFIIIITVVVSLLAWQSPQLMQRLIFYPPAVQRGQVDRFVTYGFIHADGMHLFFNMFTLYSFGQAVQGLFMSRLGSLGFVLFYLAALVVAIVPTYLKQKNNPRYSSLGASGAVSAVIFSYILMNPWSTLLLFVIPVPAIVFAVAYVAYSVWADGQGRGSINHSAHLVGGIFGMLATIAIEPGIVAHFFNQLMNPRFLGFGG; via the coding sequence ATGTCATTCTTTTCTAATCATACTTTATTTATCATTATCATTACGGTGGTTGTCAGTTTATTAGCTTGGCAATCACCCCAACTGATGCAAAGGTTAATTTTTTATCCGCCGGCGGTGCAGCGTGGACAAGTCGATCGCTTTGTTACCTATGGTTTTATCCATGCCGATGGCATGCACTTATTTTTTAATATGTTTACTTTGTATTCGTTTGGACAAGCGGTACAGGGATTGTTCATGTCTAGACTCGGCAGTCTAGGGTTTGTGCTGTTTTATCTTGCCGCTTTGGTGGTGGCGATTGTGCCAACCTATCTGAAACAAAAAAACAATCCTCGTTATAGCAGTCTAGGCGCATCGGGTGCTGTTTCAGCAGTAATTTTTAGCTATATCTTGATGAATCCTTGGTCGACATTGTTGCTGTTTGTGATTCCTGTACCTGCGATTGTGTTCGCAGTGGCGTATGTGGCGTATAGTGTGTGGGCGGATGGGCAAGGTCGTGGCAGTATCAATCATTCGGCACATTTGGTGGGTGGTATTTTTGGTATGTTAGCCACCATTGCCATTGAACCAGGTATTGTGGCACATTTTTTTAACCAATTAATGAACCCGAGATTTTTAGGCTTTGGCGGCTAA
- a CDS encoding valine--tRNA ligase, translated as MYQVWEDKGYFQPSYDKQQSFSIALPPPNVTGSLHMGHGFNNAIMDTLTRYHRMLGENTLWQPGTDHAGIATQMVVERQLNAQGIKRHDLGREKFLEKIWEWKAESGGNITRQIRRLGSSVDWSRERFTMDDGLSNAVKEVFVRLYQDGLIYRGKRLVNWDTKLQTALSDLEVENHDEKGSLWHFRYYLTDKNAKTQDGKNYLVVATTRPETLLGDTAVAVNPEDARYQHLIGQTVTLPITGRIVPIVGDDKAVDMEFGTGCVKITPAHDFNDYETGKRHNLPLINIFDSSGSLLNSDNADTLHKILASYFKGQVYNYKFISELGKKAGFDYPETYPDAPDGTVFTNERNLEVYNIQKDFFNSQDFTKSILDEIIPSNYQGLNRFEARKKMVEQAEAEGWLEEIKPHDLKVPRGDRSNTIVEPWLTDQWYVSIEKLAKPAIEAVEDGRTEFVPAQYKNMYMAWMRDIQDWCISRQLWWGHRIPAWYDDEGNIYVGRDEAEVRQKYHLADSLALRQDSDVLDTWFSSALWTFSTLDWTGELNFDDYSQALKTFHPTSVLVTGFDIIFFWVARMMMMTLYFIKDKDGNPQVPFKTVYVHGLVRDGQGQKMSKSKGNVLDPIDLIDGIDLETLVAKRTTGLMNPKDAQKIEKATRKEFADGIPAFGTDALRFTFTSLASTGRDINFDLKRIEGNRNFCNKIWNATRFVLMNCVDKEGNALNIDKTANTALWELPEQWIMSRLNSTVKAIHEHMSQYRFDLVSQDIYEFIWNEYCDWYVELAKSSLNDELVSAERKAQIRYVLLNCLEVAMRFTHPIMPYITESIWQTIAPIIDKKATDSIMTAAFPTADDSLISLQTEHDMTWLQALIGAIRNIRGEMKLGNAVRLPVLLDNISDEETARLSRIENQFKSLAKVDTLTIVNAGDGADKELPLSSSSMVGQLKVLVPMKGLIDPTAELNRLAKAQEKLTKQAESLRSKLSNESFVSKAPANVVESEKAKLAEMDSQLAEMHKQIEQLNNL; from the coding sequence ATGTACCAAGTGTGGGAAGACAAAGGCTACTTTCAGCCAAGCTATGATAAACAACAATCGTTTTCTATTGCGCTGCCACCGCCGAATGTCACAGGCTCACTGCACATGGGGCATGGCTTTAACAATGCCATCATGGACACGCTCACCCGCTATCACCGAATGCTGGGCGAAAATACCCTCTGGCAACCAGGCACCGACCATGCAGGGATTGCCACGCAAATGGTCGTTGAGCGTCAATTGAACGCCCAAGGCATCAAACGCCATGATTTAGGTCGTGAAAAATTCCTTGAAAAGATTTGGGAGTGGAAAGCCGAAAGTGGTGGCAATATCACCCGCCAAATCCGCCGTCTAGGTAGCTCGGTGGACTGGAGTCGTGAGCGTTTTACCATGGATGATGGCTTGTCCAATGCCGTCAAAGAAGTGTTCGTGCGCCTGTACCAAGATGGGCTGATTTATCGCGGTAAACGTCTAGTCAACTGGGATACTAAGCTACAAACTGCGTTATCCGACCTTGAAGTAGAAAACCATGACGAGAAAGGCTCACTGTGGCATTTTCGCTATTATTTGACCGATAAAAATGCCAAAACCCAAGACGGTAAAAATTATCTTGTCGTTGCCACCACCCGCCCAGAGACCTTGCTCGGCGATACCGCCGTTGCCGTGAACCCAGAAGACGCACGCTACCAGCATCTTATCGGGCAAACCGTGACGCTACCGATTACAGGTCGCATTGTGCCGATTGTGGGCGATGACAAAGCAGTGGACATGGAATTTGGCACAGGCTGTGTCAAAATCACCCCTGCCCATGACTTTAATGACTACGAAACAGGCAAACGCCACAATTTGCCGTTAATTAATATTTTTGATAGCTCTGGAAGTCTTTTAAATTCTGATAATGCTGATACTTTGCATAAAATCCTAGCATCTTACTTTAAGGGACAAGTTTACAATTATAAGTTTATTAGCGAATTAGGAAAAAAAGCTGGTTTTGATTATCCTGAAACTTATCCTGATGCACCTGATGGAACAGTCTTCACCAATGAACGTAATTTAGAAGTTTATAATATACAGAAAGATTTCTTTAACTCACAAGATTTTACTAAGTCAATATTAGATGAAATCATCCCATCTAATTACCAAGGTTTAAATAGATTTGAAGCTCGTAAAAAAATGGTCGAACAAGCCGAAGCGGAAGGTTGGCTAGAAGAAATCAAACCGCATGATTTAAAAGTACCCAGAGGCGACCGCAGTAACACCATCGTTGAGCCGTGGCTCACTGACCAATGGTATGTGTCCATCGAAAAACTGGCAAAACCTGCCATCGAGGCGGTAGAAGACGGGCGCACCGAGTTTGTCCCTGCCCAGTACAAAAATATGTATATGGCGTGGATGCGCGATATCCAAGACTGGTGTATCAGCCGTCAGCTTTGGTGGGGACACCGTATCCCTGCGTGGTACGATGACGAGGGCAATATCTATGTCGGGCGTGATGAAGCGGAAGTCCGCCAAAAATACCACCTTGCTGATAGCCTAGCGCTGCGCCAAGATAGTGACGTATTAGACACTTGGTTTAGCTCGGCATTGTGGACGTTTAGCACCCTTGATTGGACAGGCGAGCTAAACTTTGACGACTACAGCCAAGCACTCAAAACCTTCCACCCAACCAGCGTGTTGGTCACCGGTTTTGACATTATTTTCTTCTGGGTCGCCCGTATGATGATGATGACTCTATACTTTATCAAAGACAAAGACGGCAACCCGCAAGTGCCGTTTAAGACGGTGTATGTGCATGGCTTGGTGCGTGATGGACAAGGACAAAAAATGTCCAAATCCAAAGGGAACGTACTTGACCCGATTGATTTGATTGACGGCATTGATTTAGAAACCCTAGTCGCCAAACGCACCACAGGTCTTATGAACCCCAAAGACGCGCAAAAAATCGAAAAAGCCACGCGCAAAGAATTTGCCGACGGTATCCCTGCGTTTGGCACGGACGCGCTGCGCTTTACTTTTACCTCGCTTGCCAGTACGGGACGTGATATCAATTTTGACCTCAAGCGCATTGAAGGCAACCGCAATTTTTGTAATAAGATTTGGAACGCCACCCGTTTTGTGCTGATGAACTGTGTCGATAAAGAAGGAAACGCCCTCAACATCGACAAAACCGCCAATACCGCACTGTGGGAATTGCCAGAGCAGTGGATTATGAGCCGTCTAAATTCCACGGTGAAAGCCATCCATGAGCACATGAGCCAGTACCGTTTTGACTTGGTGAGTCAAGATATCTATGAGTTTATCTGGAATGAATACTGCGACTGGTATGTCGAGCTTGCCAAATCGAGCCTAAACGATGAGTTGGTGAGTGCTGAGCGTAAAGCCCAAATCCGCTATGTGCTGCTCAACTGCCTTGAAGTCGCCATGCGCTTTACCCATCCGATTATGCCGTATATCACCGAGAGCATTTGGCAGACCATTGCCCCTATCATCGATAAAAAAGCGACTGACAGTATCATGACTGCTGCCTTCCCAACAGCGGATGACAGCCTAATCAGCCTACAGACCGAGCATGACATGACGTGGTTACAAGCGCTGATTGGGGCGATTCGTAACATCCGCGGTGAGATGAAGCTTGGCAATGCGGTGCGTCTGCCTGTGCTACTTGATAACATCAGCGATGAGGAAACCGCGCGTCTCAGCCGTATTGAAAATCAGTTTAAATCGCTTGCCAAAGTCGATACGCTGACTATTGTGAATGCGGGTGACGGCGCTGATAAAGAGTTACCGTTGTCGTCATCAAGTATGGTCGGGCAGTTAAAAGTGCTAGTGCCGATGAAAGGCTTGATTGACCCAACGGCGGAGTTAAATCGCCTTGCCAAAGCGCAAGAAAAACTTACCAAACAAGCGGAAAGCCTGCGTAGTAAGTTGTCCAATGAAAGCTTCGTGAGTAAAGCGCCTGCCAATGTGGTGGAAAGCGAGAAAGCAAAATTGGCGGAGATGGATAGCCAACTTGCCGAAATGCATAAGCAAATTGAGCAGTTAAACAATCTGTAA